The nucleotide window GCTTTTGACCATGGGCAAACCTTCGCGACGGTCCATCGAGCCGGACACGTCCACCAGAAACACCAGGTTTGCCGGGGCCAGTTCCGCCACCGCGCGGTCGGAGGCCTTGATGCCGATGCGCAGCAACCGGGTATGCGGGTTCCAGGGTGACGGCGCCAGCTCGGTGGTCACGCCGAACGGCGAGCCATCGGTGGGCAAGGCGTAATCGTAGGGGAAGTAATTGACCATTTCTTCCAGGCGCACCGCCCCTTCGGGAGGCAAACGCCCCTGATTGAGCAAGCGCCGGACGTTGGCGTAAGCGCCGGTATCGACGTCGGCACTGAAGGTCGAGACCGGCGCCTCAGTCACGCTGTGAATCGGGTTATCGGCCAGCGCCTGATACTGCTCCCGCTGTTCATCCCGATAGCCCTGTGGATAAGCTTCACCGGCCGGCATTGGCGCGAAAGCGACCAACGGTGCAGGTCGCGCACTGTGCTTGGCCAGCGCGGTGTCCGCCATGGCCGCCTCACGCACCAACGCCTCAGTTTTCAGCTCACCTTGAGCCGGGGGCGCAACCGTTACGGAGTCAGGTGTGGATGATGCACCGCAACCGGCAACGGCCAGCAACAACCCGGCGGCGAAACCCTGGGCGGCCGGGCGGAGGTAATGCAGAGGGAGGGACATGGGGGCTGACCTCAGGAGGAAATTGACTCATTCATCCTCTGAGACGGACAGCCCGATCAGTTCGGGTTAAGCCGAAGTGAAAAATCTTCAGCGGTGATAACGCCGCACCACGCTGCTGTTTTTCAGCACATGGCCTTTGATCTGCTCCATCAGCTGCGCGCGGGTCAGGCCGGCAGGCAAGGCCTCTGGCGCCAGGTCCAGGGCGTAGAGCTGGATGATGTAGTGATGGGAGCTGTCGCCGACAGGCGGGCAAGGGCCAATGTAGGTGGTGGTGCCTTTGATGTTGGTGCCGCCCACGCCTTCGAGGGTGGATTTGGTGCCGACGCCGGCCGGGATCTGACGGGTCGAGGCCTTGATGCCGTAACGAATCCAGTGATCGACGCCCAGGCCTTTCTGGCCGTCCGGGTCGTGCATGACGATGGCGTAGCTGAGGGTGCCTGGAGGGCCGGCGTTCCAGCTCAGGGCCGGAGACTGGTTCTTGCCGCCGCAACCGCTGGCATCGCTGGCCTCCGCCACCGTGAACAGCCGATTGTCCGAAACACCGGGAATACTGAGGGTGAAACGCTCCTGGGCCTGCGCTGGCAACTGCACGCAAAAGGCGACTGCAACGGCCGCCAGCCAAGGGTTCAAAGAGGTCAATCGGGTCATACCGGAGCACCTTGTGCGGGGTGGGGCCGTCGTCGGCTCGCAAACTATAGCCGGACCGTTCGTGTGGTGGCAGTGGGAATTGGCTGAACCTGGGAATAAGCGCCAAACTTCTAAGTGAAACACCTGCCTGGAGATCGATCATGGCACTGCACCGCGTCGCCCGTTTCGCCGATGTGCCCCTTGACCGTGGCCTTGAGGTCCGAATCGACAAGATGAAAATCGTCTTGCTACGGGTCGGCGATCAATTGCGCGCCTATCAGGGCAAATGCCCCCACGCCGGGGCTCCCTTGGCCAAAGGTGCGCTGTGCGAGGGACGGCTGATCTGCCCGTGGCACAAGGCGGCTTATCGGCTCGAAGACGGCGCGCTGTGCGAACCACCGTCTCTGGACAGTCTGCGGCGTTACCCGCTTGAAGTTCGCGATGACGAGGTCTGGGTCGATGACCAGCCGATGCCCAGCCCCAGCACACCGCCGGTGGACGATAAGCGGACCTTTGCGATCATCGGTGCCGGTGCCGCCGGTACGGCCTGCGCTGCGGCGCTGCGGGAGAAAGGCTTCGGCGGCCGGGTGCTGCTGATCGACCGTGAACCCGAGGCCGGTTACGACCGGACGGTATTGAGCAAGTTCGTGATTGCCGGGGAGATGCCGCCGGACGAAGTTCCGCCTCTGCGGGATGAAGATTTTTATCGTGAACAGCGCATTGAACGGATAAACAGCGATGTGATGGGCCTGGATGCACCGAACCGGACTCTGCGACTGGCCGACGGTCAATCGTTGAGCTACGACGCCGCCGTGATTGCCACCGGAGGCATACCAAAATCCCTGTCGCTGCCGGGCGCCGATCTACCGCAGGTATTCGTGCTGCGCTCGAAGGCGCAAGCGCAGCAGATTCTGAAGACGGCAAAACCCGGCCAACGGGCAGTGATTGTCGGCGACAGCTTCATTGGCCTGGAATCCGCTTCGTCCCTGCGTCAGTACGGCCTGGACGTCACCGTCCTGGCCCGCCATGCCATCCCCTTCAAGGCGCAATTCGGCGACGCCGTCGGCAAGGCGATTCGTGCCCTGCACGAGGCTAACGGCGTGGTGTTTCATACCGATGGTGAAGCCGCGAAGATCGAAGGCACAGGCAAGGTCGAAGCGGTGCTGCTGGACAACGGTCAACGCATTGCGGCGGACCTGGTGTTGGTCGGGATTGGTGTCACCCCGGCATCGGCCCCGTTTGCCGATCTGCCAAAAGAAAAAGACCAGTCATTGAAGGTCGACGGCGGCATGCGCGTGACCGACGGGCTCTGGGCCGTCGGCGACATCGCGACCTTCCCGCTCAACGGCCAGCCTCAACGGATCGAGCACTGGCGCCTGGCCCAACAACAGGCGCGGATTGCAGCGGCGAATATGCTCGGCGGCGACGAACGCTACCTCGACGTGCCGTATTTCTGGACCTGGCACTTCGGCAAAAACTACGACTACCTCGGACACGCCGAGGCCTGGGACGAGGTTGAATTCAAAGGCGACCCAGAACATCCGCCGTTTATTGGCCTGTTCGGCAAGAACGGCGTGGTAGCGGCCGCCGTTGCCTGCGATCAGGAACGGGCGATGGCGATGCTCGCCGAACGAATGAAACAGCCGCTGTCGGTGGATGAGGCGTGGCGCCTGGTTCGTGACCTGAGCTGACGGCGACTTTGTGGCGAGGGAGCTTGTCGGATCGCCGCACCGTCCCGTTCGTCTGCGAAGCAGACGCAAAATCGGCGACTGCGCTCTATCAGATACAGCGCGGTTAATGGCATCGGGAGTCCTTCGGCCTGGAGCGCCAGCCCGGTCCAGCGGGAGCAAGCTCCCTCGCCACAGATGAGCGAACGCCTAGAAATGGCTCATTGGCTCGCGGTTGTCGTCATCTTCGGCTGGCAGGCGGATCACCAGCGGATGCTCGAGCGGCGCCAAAGGCGGCGGTAGCTCGGCCGGGTCGACGGGGAAGACGTGCGTAATGACATGGCTGACATCGCCTTCCTGATCG belongs to Pseudomonas sp. B21-015 and includes:
- a CDS encoding YbhB/YbcL family Raf kinase inhibitor-like protein; the encoded protein is MTRLTSLNPWLAAVAVAFCVQLPAQAQERFTLSIPGVSDNRLFTVAEASDASGCGGKNQSPALSWNAGPPGTLSYAIVMHDPDGQKGLGVDHWIRYGIKASTRQIPAGVGTKSTLEGVGGTNIKGTTTYIGPCPPVGDSSHHYIIQLYALDLAPEALPAGLTRAQLMEQIKGHVLKNSSVVRRYHR
- a CDS encoding apoptosis inducing factor family protein yields the protein MALHRVARFADVPLDRGLEVRIDKMKIVLLRVGDQLRAYQGKCPHAGAPLAKGALCEGRLICPWHKAAYRLEDGALCEPPSLDSLRRYPLEVRDDEVWVDDQPMPSPSTPPVDDKRTFAIIGAGAAGTACAAALREKGFGGRVLLIDREPEAGYDRTVLSKFVIAGEMPPDEVPPLRDEDFYREQRIERINSDVMGLDAPNRTLRLADGQSLSYDAAVIATGGIPKSLSLPGADLPQVFVLRSKAQAQQILKTAKPGQRAVIVGDSFIGLESASSLRQYGLDVTVLARHAIPFKAQFGDAVGKAIRALHEANGVVFHTDGEAAKIEGTGKVEAVLLDNGQRIAADLVLVGIGVTPASAPFADLPKEKDQSLKVDGGMRVTDGLWAVGDIATFPLNGQPQRIEHWRLAQQQARIAAANMLGGDERYLDVPYFWTWHFGKNYDYLGHAEAWDEVEFKGDPEHPPFIGLFGKNGVVAAAVACDQERAMAMLAERMKQPLSVDEAWRLVRDLS